A single region of the Oceanimonas doudoroffii genome encodes:
- a CDS encoding branched-chain amino acid transporter permease: protein MSDTDYLLAALIMGGVTFGLRAFPFVARGVIAHHHRIQVLGRRLPVAMMVLLTLYAVGVHNWSSPADGRDQLIAVAVVAVLQLWRRQALTSILAGTLVYMALVNDWLGL, encoded by the coding sequence ATGTCTGATACCGATTACCTGCTGGCGGCACTGATCATGGGGGGCGTCACTTTTGGCCTGCGCGCCTTTCCCTTTGTGGCCAGAGGCGTTATTGCCCATCATCACCGTATTCAGGTGCTGGGCCGGCGCCTGCCGGTGGCCATGATGGTGCTGCTGACCCTCTATGCCGTGGGCGTGCATAACTGGAGTTCGCCCGCCGACGGCCGGGATCAGCTGATTGCGGTGGCGGTGGTGGCCGTGCTGCAGTTATGGCGGCGCCAGGCTCTGACCAGCATTCTGGCCGGCACCCTGGTGTATATGGCGCTGGTCAACGACTGGCTGGGGCTCTGA
- a CDS encoding putative selenate ABC transporter substrate-binding protein, whose product MTLSLRARLLGLAALCLSGLAQAEPFVFTAIPDQDERHLTERFGKIADYLSEKLGVEVQYIPVKSYPAAVSAFRNDQVQLAWFGGLTGVQARELVPGSEAIAQGAEDTAFVSYLIAHESTGLTESEQLPAELAGKRFTFGDKGSTSGRLMPEFFLRQHFAQAPEALFSRVGFSGDHNRTISLVQSGAYEVGAVNYAVWDAEMEKGNIDESKVRVIWTSPQYPDYQWSIRGDVNARFGDGFKEKVKQALLEMRDPELLAAFPRSGFVNATNDDYAPIRDTAVAIGIMDPAR is encoded by the coding sequence ATGACCCTGTCTCTGCGTGCCCGCCTGCTGGGCCTGGCGGCCCTGTGCCTGAGCGGCCTGGCTCAGGCCGAACCTTTCGTCTTTACCGCCATTCCGGATCAGGACGAACGTCACCTTACCGAACGCTTTGGCAAGATTGCCGATTACCTGTCTGAAAAGCTGGGTGTAGAGGTACAGTACATTCCGGTGAAGAGCTATCCGGCGGCGGTCAGCGCCTTTCGTAACGATCAGGTGCAGCTGGCCTGGTTCGGTGGCCTGACCGGTGTACAGGCCCGAGAGCTGGTGCCAGGCAGCGAAGCCATTGCTCAGGGGGCGGAAGATACTGCCTTTGTCAGCTACCTGATTGCCCATGAAAGCACTGGTCTCACTGAAAGTGAGCAGTTACCAGCGGAGCTGGCCGGCAAGCGCTTTACCTTTGGTGACAAGGGCTCCACTTCCGGCCGACTGATGCCGGAATTCTTTTTGCGTCAGCATTTTGCTCAGGCCCCCGAAGCCCTGTTCTCTCGAGTCGGCTTCTCCGGCGATCACAACCGCACCATCAGTCTGGTGCAGTCCGGAGCCTATGAAGTCGGGGCGGTCAACTACGCGGTGTGGGATGCCGAGATGGAAAAAGGCAATATCGATGAAAGCAAGGTCAGGGTGATCTGGACCAGCCCCCAGTACCCCGACTACCAGTGGAGCATTCGCGGCGATGTGAACGCCCGCTTCGGTGACGGCTTCAAGGAAAAGGTGAAACAGGCGCTGCTGGAGATGCGCGATCCCGAGCTGCTGGCGGCCTTTCCCCGCTCCGGTTTTGTCAATGCCACCAACGACGACTACGCCCCCATTCGCGACACCGCCGTGGCCATCGGCATTATGGATCCCGCCCGGTAA
- a CDS encoding ATP-binding cassette domain-containing protein, whose protein sequence is MSEPATLFRFDGASLGYAGKPVLEALTLKVRRGDKIALLGESGTGKSTLLRRLRELRPSDVAWCPQQPGLVPVLSAFHNIYMGRLERHPFWYNLANLVRPLATPKAEIAGLASRLGLSGQLWRPAGALSGGQQSRVSLARALYQQKPVFIGDEPVSALDERQAAELLQLVCARHQTVVLALHNVEQALTHCSRIVGLRQGRLVLDAPSSELSAAQLRALYTSL, encoded by the coding sequence ATGAGCGAGCCGGCCACCCTGTTTCGATTTGACGGGGCCAGTCTCGGCTATGCCGGCAAGCCGGTGCTTGAGGCCCTGACCCTGAAGGTGAGGCGAGGGGACAAAATTGCCCTGCTGGGAGAGTCGGGCACCGGCAAAAGCACCCTGCTGCGCCGGCTGCGTGAGCTTCGCCCCAGTGATGTGGCCTGGTGTCCGCAACAGCCCGGCCTGGTGCCGGTGCTGAGCGCCTTTCACAACATCTACATGGGCCGGCTGGAACGCCATCCGTTCTGGTACAACCTGGCCAACCTGGTCAGGCCGCTGGCAACTCCAAAGGCAGAGATCGCCGGGCTGGCCAGCCGGCTGGGGCTGAGTGGTCAGCTCTGGCGTCCGGCCGGCGCCCTGTCCGGTGGTCAGCAGAGCCGGGTCAGCCTGGCCCGGGCGCTGTATCAGCAAAAACCAGTGTTTATCGGTGACGAGCCGGTGTCGGCGCTGGACGAGCGTCAGGCCGCCGAACTGTTGCAGCTGGTGTGCGCACGGCACCAGACCGTGGTGCTGGCGCTGCATAACGTGGAGCAGGCACTGACTCACTGCTCCCGCATTGTAGGATTGCGCCAGGGGCGGCTGGTGCTGGATGCGCCAAGTAGCGAACTGAGTGCGGCCCAGTTGCGGGCCCTGTACACCTCCTTATGA
- a CDS encoding PhnE/PtxC family ABC transporter permease, which translates to MIPSASMGRTSLLFVALALLCLPWADFAITAVDPWYELGRLGAGLLLPAWPDATVLLSALANTLAFALQGVALGAILGLFLACGYRSAGVRRLAAGLRAVHELFWALLFMQLLGLSALAGVLAIALPYAGTFAKIYGELFEEADPAPEQALPAGLGRLSRLVYLQLPLCWRQMATYTGYRLECGIRSSAVLGFIGLPTLGYHLESLLRQGYYDEAAVFFYALVLIIATLRWWLRGRLVPVYLLAAVLWLPPVASLNWGLMVRFFTEDIIPAPLRSGDWTGLWPWWASLWQQQVGPGLANTLVLALVSLVVTGVLALLWFPTISRRFGNVVSRQASHGWLVLMRSLPEYLLAFIGMLLLGPGMLPAMLALGLHNGAIIAHLLGHHLNTLSLREDAPRGLNLYVFEVLPRLYRAFMAYSLYRFENLIRETAILGMLGIPTLGFFIDSAFSEFRFDRAMVLLLVCAGLNMLVDVLARRLRQRLHLGNRAQVL; encoded by the coding sequence ATGATCCCGTCTGCTTCCATGGGGCGTACCAGCCTGCTGTTTGTGGCGCTGGCGCTGCTGTGCCTGCCCTGGGCTGACTTTGCCATTACCGCCGTGGATCCCTGGTATGAGCTGGGCCGACTGGGTGCCGGCCTGCTGTTGCCGGCCTGGCCCGATGCCACCGTGTTGCTGTCGGCGCTGGCCAACACCCTGGCCTTTGCCCTGCAAGGGGTGGCGCTCGGCGCCATACTGGGCCTGTTTCTCGCTTGTGGTTATCGCAGTGCCGGCGTGCGCCGGCTGGCGGCGGGGCTCAGGGCGGTGCACGAACTGTTCTGGGCGCTGTTGTTTATGCAGTTGCTGGGGCTCTCGGCCTTGGCCGGGGTGCTGGCTATTGCACTGCCCTATGCGGGCACCTTTGCCAAGATCTACGGCGAGCTGTTTGAGGAAGCCGATCCGGCCCCGGAGCAGGCCCTTCCGGCGGGCTTGGGCCGGCTGAGCCGGCTCGTCTACCTGCAACTGCCGCTGTGCTGGCGGCAGATGGCCACCTACACCGGCTACCGGCTGGAGTGCGGCATTCGCAGCTCGGCGGTGCTGGGCTTTATCGGCCTGCCCACCTTGGGCTATCACCTGGAATCCCTGTTGCGCCAGGGTTATTACGATGAGGCCGCTGTCTTTTTCTATGCCCTGGTGCTGATCATCGCCACTCTGCGCTGGTGGCTGCGGGGCCGGCTGGTGCCTGTATATCTGCTGGCGGCGGTGCTCTGGCTGCCGCCGGTGGCCAGCCTGAACTGGGGGCTGATGGTTCGCTTTTTTACCGAAGACATTATTCCCGCCCCCCTGCGCTCCGGGGACTGGACCGGACTCTGGCCCTGGTGGGCGTCGTTGTGGCAGCAGCAGGTGGGGCCTGGGCTGGCCAATACCCTGGTGCTGGCGCTGGTGTCACTGGTGGTGACCGGTGTGCTGGCGTTGCTGTGGTTTCCGACTATTTCCCGGCGTTTCGGCAATGTCGTCAGCCGGCAGGCCAGTCATGGCTGGCTGGTGCTGATGCGCTCCCTGCCGGAGTATCTGCTGGCCTTTATCGGCATGCTGCTGCTGGGGCCGGGTATGCTGCCGGCCATGCTGGCACTGGGCCTGCATAACGGCGCTATTATCGCCCATTTACTGGGCCATCACCTCAATACCCTGAGCCTGCGGGAAGACGCGCCCCGTGGCCTGAACCTGTACGTTTTTGAAGTGTTGCCCCGACTCTATCGTGCCTTTATGGCCTACAGCCTGTACCGGTTTGAAAACCTTATTCGTGAAACCGCCATTCTCGGCATGCTGGGCATTCCCACGCTGGGTTTTTTTATCGACTCGGCCTTCAGCGAATTCCGTTTCGACCGGGCCATGGTGCTGCTGCTGGTATGCGCCGGGCTTAACATGCTGGTGGACGTGCTGGCTCGCCGCCTGCGGCAACGGCTGCACCTGGGCAATCGCGCCCAGGTGCTGTAA
- the fabG gene encoding 3-oxoacyl-ACP reductase FabG — MNGTANDMQNNICVVTGAARGLGRCISETLALAGAARVYACDIDMTPADAWLSEHDNVTAVTLDVCDGDALSHLSARILAEHGRLDVLVNNAGITRDALLEKMTDTDWDRVLDVNLKGVFLMTQAMLPLMKLHQSGSIVSISSIVGTDGNIGQSNYGASKGGLITMTKGWAKELARGGAQIRANCIAPGFINTEMTQAVPQKVLDKMTARIPLGHLGEPTDIAQGVLFLASQRARYITGQVLKIDGGLVL, encoded by the coding sequence ATGAACGGCACTGCCAATGACATGCAAAACAACATCTGTGTGGTTACCGGCGCCGCCCGCGGGCTGGGCCGCTGCATCAGCGAAACCCTGGCCCTTGCCGGAGCGGCCCGAGTCTATGCCTGCGACATTGACATGACCCCGGCCGACGCCTGGCTGAGCGAGCACGACAACGTCACCGCCGTGACCCTGGATGTATGTGACGGCGACGCCCTGAGCCACCTTAGCGCCCGCATTCTGGCCGAGCACGGCCGCCTTGACGTGCTGGTGAACAACGCCGGCATCACCCGCGATGCCCTGCTGGAAAAGATGACCGACACCGACTGGGATCGCGTGCTGGATGTAAATCTCAAGGGCGTCTTCCTGATGACCCAGGCGATGCTGCCGCTGATGAAACTGCACCAAAGCGGCAGCATCGTCAGCATCTCTTCCATTGTGGGCACCGATGGCAACATTGGCCAGAGCAACTACGGCGCCAGCAAGGGGGGGCTGATCACCATGACCAAGGGCTGGGCCAAAGAGCTGGCCCGAGGCGGCGCCCAGATTCGGGCCAACTGCATCGCCCCCGGCTTTATCAATACCGAGATGACCCAGGCAGTGCCGCAAAAGGTGCTGGACAAGATGACCGCCCGCATTCCCCTCGGCCATCTGGGTGAGCCCACCGACATTGCCCAAGGGGTGCTGTTTCTGGCCAGCCAGCGCGCCCGTTACATCACCGGACAGGTACTAAAAATTGATGGCGGGCTGGTGTTGTAA
- a CDS encoding urate hydroxylase PuuD: MEAYLLDFGNLLLRWLHVIAAIAWVGESIYFVMLDNGLRPPKSEECKKKGVFGEMWAVHGGGFYHNQKYATSPEQLPEDLHWSFWKSYTTWLSGFGLFTLLYLTKPSFYLVNPASPWEWAANMTGWQANIAALAFLLLGWIVYNELCKRISPNMERDGILSVAVAVMMVVVAYLSTHIFSGRAAFLLTGAVMATAMSANVFFWIIPGQRRMVAAMKAGETPNPLDGKRGKQRSVHNTYFTLPVVLLMLSNHYSFTYSHELSWVIMTLFIFAGALIRQYFVLMHAGQIRPGYPAAGVALILVAIWVGAPKPVAAPTAVAPAATQSETAAGEEAAAAPAAAVVTTAQVLEVMEARCVQCHAAQPTQPGFAAAPAGVVLDTEEHLLLQVGTVKQVVANKYMPLGNITGMTDEERALVAAWNGQ, from the coding sequence ATGGAAGCGTATCTGCTGGATTTTGGTAACCTGCTGCTCCGCTGGCTGCACGTGATTGCCGCCATTGCCTGGGTAGGGGAATCCATTTACTTCGTAATGCTCGACAACGGCCTGCGCCCGCCCAAGTCTGAAGAGTGCAAGAAAAAAGGCGTGTTCGGTGAAATGTGGGCCGTGCACGGCGGTGGTTTCTACCACAACCAGAAATATGCAACCAGCCCCGAGCAACTGCCCGAAGACCTGCACTGGTCTTTCTGGAAGTCCTACACCACCTGGCTGTCCGGTTTCGGTCTGTTTACCCTGCTGTATCTGACCAAACCCAGCTTCTATCTGGTCAACCCCGCCTCTCCCTGGGAGTGGGCCGCCAACATGACCGGCTGGCAGGCCAACATTGCCGCCCTGGCATTCTTGCTGCTGGGCTGGATCGTGTATAACGAGCTGTGTAAGCGCATCAGCCCCAACATGGAACGCGATGGCATTCTGTCCGTTGCCGTTGCCGTGATGATGGTGGTGGTTGCCTACCTGAGCACTCACATCTTCTCCGGCCGTGCTGCCTTCCTGCTGACCGGTGCCGTGATGGCCACCGCCATGTCTGCCAACGTGTTCTTCTGGATCATTCCCGGCCAGCGCCGCATGGTTGCCGCCATGAAAGCCGGTGAAACCCCGAACCCGCTCGACGGCAAACGCGGTAAGCAACGCTCCGTGCACAACACTTACTTCACCCTGCCGGTAGTGCTGCTGATGCTGAGTAACCACTACTCCTTCACCTACAGCCATGAACTGTCCTGGGTGATCATGACCCTGTTCATCTTCGCAGGTGCCCTGATTCGTCAGTACTTCGTACTGATGCACGCCGGCCAGATCCGTCCGGGTTATCCCGCCGCCGGTGTGGCGCTGATCCTGGTGGCCATTTGGGTAGGTGCGCCCAAGCCGGTAGCAGCCCCGACTGCTGTTGCTCCGGCTGCCACCCAGTCTGAAACCGCCGCCGGTGAAGAGGCCGCTGCCGCTCCTGCCGCCGCTGTCGTCACCACCGCTCAGGTACTGGAAGTCATGGAAGCCCGCTGTGTGCAGTGTCACGCCGCCCAGCCCACTCAGCCCGGTTTTGCCGCTGCGCCTGCCGGCGTTGTGCTGGACACCGAAGAGCACCTGCTGCTGCAGGTCGGTACCGTCAAGCAGGTTGTTGCCAACAAGTACATGCCGCTGGGCAACATCACCGGCATGACCGACGAGGAGCGCGCCCTGGTGGCCGCCTGGAACGGTCAGTAA
- a CDS encoding tRNA-uridine aminocarboxypropyltransferase, with amino-acid sequence MSRATCSRCRLPERTCLCAETRPQPCPLPVIVLQHPLEARHAKSTVPLLQLALPTLQRVVAEHMAPPAPLPRGRWWLLYPGDEAVDIDTSPPGRLDIGGLVVLDGTWRKTRRLRHLNPWLNSLPALSFSQAPAGRYAIRKGPGGHALSTLESLTHVLGRISPAFDPAPLHHLLACRVAQFHPDD; translated from the coding sequence ATGTCCCGCGCCACCTGCTCCCGTTGCCGGCTGCCCGAGCGCACCTGCCTGTGCGCCGAGACGCGGCCGCAACCCTGCCCGCTGCCGGTGATCGTGCTGCAGCACCCGCTCGAAGCCAGACACGCCAAAAGCACGGTGCCGCTGCTGCAGCTGGCGCTGCCGACACTGCAACGGGTGGTGGCCGAACACATGGCACCACCAGCGCCTCTACCGCGAGGACGCTGGTGGCTGCTTTACCCCGGTGACGAGGCGGTGGATATCGACACCAGTCCCCCCGGCCGCCTCGACATCGGCGGCCTGGTGGTACTCGACGGCACCTGGCGCAAGACCCGGCGGCTGCGTCACCTCAACCCCTGGCTCAACAGCCTGCCCGCCCTCAGTTTCAGCCAGGCACCTGCCGGCCGCTACGCCATTCGCAAGGGGCCGGGCGGCCATGCCCTGTCCACCCTGGAAAGCCTGACCCATGTGCTGGGCCGAATAAGCCCTGCTTTTGACCCGGCTCCCCTGCACCATCTGCTCGCCTGCCGAGTGGCCCAGTTTCATCCCGACGACTAG
- the prfC gene encoding peptide chain release factor 3: MSNSTIAQEIAKRRTFAIISHPDAGKTTITEKVLLHGQAIQSAGTVKGRGSGQHAKSDWMEMEKERGISVTTSVMQFPYNDRLVNLLDTPGHEDFSEDTYRTLTAVDSCLMVIDAAKGVEDRTRKLMEVTRLRDTPIVTFMNKLDRDIRDPMELLDEVETELNIMCAPVSWPIGSGKLFKGVYHLHRDETILYQSGKGHTIQEVRIIKGLDNPELDEAVGDGLAEQLREELELVMGASHEFDQELFLAGELTPVFFGTALGNFGVDHMLDGLTEWAPAPQPRQTQEREVTAADDKFSGFVFKIQANMDPRHRDRIAFMRIVSGQYTQGMKMKHVRIGKTVSISDAVTFMAGDRERAEEAFAGDIIGLHNHGTIQIGDTFTQGEELKFTGIPNFAPELFRRIRLRDPLKQKQLLKGLVQLSEEGAVQVFRPLDNNDLIVGAVGVLQFDVVVARLKAEYNVDALYESVNVSTARWVYGKDAKKLDEFQRKVSANLALDGGDNLTYIAPTMVNLNLTQERYPDIQFSKTREH; the protein is encoded by the coding sequence ATGTCAAACAGCACCATAGCGCAGGAAATTGCCAAGCGCCGTACCTTTGCCATTATTTCTCACCCGGATGCCGGTAAGACCACCATCACCGAAAAGGTGTTGCTGCACGGCCAGGCCATTCAGAGCGCCGGTACCGTCAAGGGCCGCGGCTCGGGCCAGCACGCCAAGTCCGACTGGATGGAAATGGAAAAGGAGCGGGGCATCTCGGTCACCACCTCGGTGATGCAGTTTCCCTACAACGACCGTCTGGTGAACCTGCTCGACACCCCGGGCCACGAAGACTTCTCGGAAGACACCTACCGCACCCTGACTGCGGTGGACTCCTGCCTGATGGTGATCGACGCCGCCAAGGGCGTGGAAGACCGCACCCGCAAACTGATGGAAGTGACCCGGCTGCGCGACACCCCCATCGTTACCTTTATGAACAAGCTCGACCGGGACATTCGCGACCCCATGGAGCTGCTCGACGAGGTGGAAACCGAGCTCAACATCATGTGCGCCCCGGTGTCCTGGCCCATCGGCAGCGGCAAGCTGTTCAAGGGGGTGTATCACCTGCACCGGGACGAGACCATTCTGTATCAGTCCGGCAAGGGGCATACCATTCAGGAAGTGCGTATCATCAAGGGCCTGGACAACCCCGAGCTGGACGAGGCCGTGGGTGACGGCCTGGCCGAACAGCTGCGGGAAGAGCTGGAGCTGGTGATGGGCGCGTCTCACGAATTTGACCAGGAGCTGTTCCTGGCCGGTGAACTGACCCCGGTGTTTTTCGGTACCGCCCTGGGCAACTTTGGCGTGGATCACATGCTCGATGGCCTCACCGAATGGGCGCCGGCGCCCCAACCGCGTCAGACCCAGGAGCGGGAAGTGACCGCCGCCGATGACAAGTTTTCCGGCTTCGTATTCAAGATCCAGGCCAACATGGATCCTCGCCATCGGGACCGTATCGCCTTTATGCGCATCGTCTCCGGCCAGTACACCCAGGGCATGAAGATGAAGCACGTGCGCATCGGCAAGACGGTCAGCATTTCCGACGCCGTGACCTTTATGGCCGGTGATCGGGAGCGGGCGGAAGAAGCCTTTGCCGGCGACATTATCGGCCTGCACAACCACGGCACCATTCAGATTGGTGACACCTTTACTCAAGGGGAAGAGCTCAAGTTTACCGGCATTCCCAACTTCGCCCCCGAGCTGTTCCGTCGCATTCGCCTGCGGGACCCGCTGAAGCAGAAACAGCTGCTCAAGGGCCTGGTACAGCTGTCGGAAGAAGGCGCGGTGCAGGTGTTCCGCCCGCTCGACAACAACGACTTGATCGTGGGCGCCGTGGGTGTGCTGCAGTTCGATGTGGTGGTGGCACGGCTCAAGGCCGAATATAACGTGGACGCCCTCTATGAGTCGGTCAACGTCTCTACCGCCCGCTGGGTGTATGGCAAGGACGCCAAGAAGCTGGACGAGTTCCAGCGCAAGGTGTCCGCCAACCTGGCCCTGGATGGCGGCGACAACCTCACCTATATCGCCCCCACCATGGTCAACCTCAACCTGACCCAGGAGCGTTACCCGGACATTCAGTTCAGCAAGACCCGGGAGCACTAA
- a CDS encoding TatD family hydrolase, which yields MLLTDTHCHLDFDAFADDPQEHWRRAQAAGVHRLVIPGVEEAQWPGLRAFCDTLAGTRYALGLHPWWVAGASAQWQARLVAALDAADARCVAIGETGLDMACRLPMAEQEAAFSVQLRLACERGLPVMMHSHKAHDVLMKWLRRLTPVGGVVHGFAGSLQQAQAFWRLGIHLGVGGTITYERASKTRGVIAAMPLESLVLETDAPDMPLCGFQGQPNHPERLPRVLNALAELRDEPLDELVAGLEANADRLFVW from the coding sequence ATGCTGCTCACCGACACCCACTGCCACCTCGACTTTGACGCCTTTGCCGACGATCCTCAGGAGCACTGGCGGCGGGCTCAGGCCGCCGGGGTCCACCGGCTGGTGATCCCGGGCGTGGAAGAGGCCCAGTGGCCCGGGCTGCGGGCGTTCTGCGACACCCTTGCCGGTACCCGCTACGCCCTGGGATTGCATCCCTGGTGGGTGGCGGGTGCTTCCGCGCAATGGCAAGCGAGACTGGTGGCGGCGCTGGACGCCGCCGATGCTCGTTGTGTGGCCATCGGTGAAACCGGGCTGGACATGGCCTGCCGGTTGCCCATGGCCGAGCAGGAAGCCGCGTTTTCGGTTCAGCTCAGGCTGGCTTGCGAGCGCGGCCTGCCGGTGATGATGCACAGCCACAAGGCTCACGATGTGCTGATGAAATGGCTGCGTCGCCTTACCCCGGTGGGCGGCGTGGTGCACGGCTTTGCCGGGTCCCTGCAACAGGCGCAGGCCTTCTGGCGGCTGGGTATTCATCTGGGGGTGGGCGGCACCATCACCTATGAACGGGCCAGCAAGACCCGCGGTGTCATCGCCGCCATGCCACTGGAGTCCCTGGTGCTGGAAACCGATGCGCCCGACATGCCCCTGTGCGGTTTTCAGGGCCAGCCCAACCATCCCGAGCGACTGCCGCGGGTGCTGAACGCCCTGGCGGAACTGCGCGACGAGCCCCTCGACGAGCTGGTCGCCGGGCTGGAAGCCAACGCCGATCGGCTGTTTGTCTGGTAG
- a CDS encoding NupC/NupG family nucleoside CNT transporter yields MTLIMSLVGMVVLILIALLCSRNRRAIRLRTVGGAFAIQAGLGALVLYVPAGREFLKALSDGVAQVIAYANDGMSFLFGGLVGNAAFESGLGFIFAVRVLPVIIFFSSLIAVLYYLGIMQWVIRLLGGALQKALGTSRTESLSATANIFVGQTEAPLVVRPYIARMTESELFAVMCGGLASVAGSVLAGYASLGVPLEYLIAASFMAAPGGLLFAKLLLPETATPEPQDQTDAAGFDEDRPANVIDAAASGASAGMKLAMNVGAMLLAFIGLIALLNGMLGGMGTWFGMEGLSLEWLLGWLFSPLAFLLGVPWEEARLAGSFIGQKLVLNEFVAYANFAPYLSDQLLLDSTGRAMSEHTRAIISFALCGFANLASVAILLGGLGGMAPGRRHDIARLGLKAVLAGTLSNLMSAALAGFFLALGAA; encoded by the coding sequence ATGACCCTGATCATGAGCCTGGTGGGCATGGTGGTGCTGATCCTCATTGCCCTGCTGTGTTCCCGCAACCGCCGTGCCATTCGGCTGCGTACCGTGGGTGGTGCCTTTGCCATTCAGGCCGGATTGGGCGCCCTGGTGCTCTATGTGCCCGCCGGGCGCGAATTTCTCAAGGCCCTGTCCGATGGGGTCGCCCAGGTCATTGCCTATGCCAACGACGGCATGAGCTTTCTGTTTGGCGGCCTGGTGGGGAACGCCGCCTTTGAAAGCGGACTGGGGTTTATCTTTGCGGTGCGGGTGCTGCCGGTGATCATCTTTTTTTCGTCGCTTATCGCCGTGCTCTATTACCTCGGCATCATGCAGTGGGTGATTCGGTTGCTGGGCGGCGCCCTGCAAAAGGCACTGGGTACCTCACGCACCGAGTCGCTCTCGGCCACCGCCAATATCTTTGTGGGTCAGACCGAGGCGCCGCTGGTGGTGCGCCCCTATATTGCCCGCATGACCGAGTCGGAGCTGTTTGCGGTCATGTGCGGCGGCCTGGCCTCGGTGGCCGGCTCGGTGCTGGCGGGCTATGCCTCTCTGGGGGTGCCGCTGGAATACCTGATCGCCGCCTCCTTTATGGCCGCTCCCGGCGGCCTGCTGTTTGCCAAGCTGCTGCTGCCGGAAACCGCCACCCCGGAACCCCAGGATCAGACCGATGCCGCCGGTTTTGACGAGGACCGTCCGGCCAACGTCATCGACGCCGCCGCCTCGGGTGCGAGCGCTGGCATGAAACTGGCGATGAACGTGGGCGCCATGCTGCTGGCCTTTATCGGCCTGATTGCGCTGCTAAACGGCATGCTGGGCGGCATGGGCACCTGGTTTGGCATGGAGGGGCTCAGCCTGGAATGGCTGCTGGGCTGGCTGTTTTCACCGCTGGCGTTTTTATTGGGGGTACCCTGGGAGGAAGCCCGTTTGGCCGGCTCCTTTATTGGCCAGAAGCTGGTGCTGAACGAATTCGTGGCCTATGCGAATTTCGCCCCTTATCTGTCCGACCAACTGCTGCTGGACAGCACCGGCCGGGCCATGAGCGAGCACACTCGCGCCATTATCTCCTTTGCCCTGTGCGGCTTTGCCAACCTGGCCTCGGTGGCCATTCTGCTGGGCGGCCTGGGCGGCATGGCGCCCGGCCGGCGACACGACATTGCGCGGCTGGGGTTGAAGGCGGTGTTGGCCGGCACCCTGTCAAACCTGATGTCCGCCGCCCTGGCCGGTTTTTTTCTGGCGCTGGGGGCGGCCTGA